CCCGGCACGAGGTCGACTTCCGCGTCGAGCGCCCGGAACGCCCTGTGCTGATCACCACCGACGGCTTTCGCGTACGTCAACTCCTCGACGGCCTCGCTGAGAACGCCTTGCGCGTCACGCCGGCCGGACAACCCGTCGTCCTCGCCCTGCGAGCAGACGGTCCCGGAGCCCTGCTGGAGGTCCGTGACGGCGGCCCCGGACTCACTGACGACGACATCGAGGTCGCCTTCGTACGCGGCGCCCTCACGGACCGCTACCGAGGCGTCCGCCCCGTCGGCAGCGGCCTCGGGCTGGCCATCGCCCACCGCTTGGCCGGCCGGCTCGGTGGCACCATCACAGCGCGGGGAGGCGCGCCCGAGGGCGGCGCCTGGTTCACCGTCCGGCTGCCGCCGTACCCCGGCGCTCCTTACACGCCCCTAACAGACTCCTGACGGAGCCGTTGCCGCGCCCAGTCAAGCTCCTGCCCCAAAGCCGTGCGGAGGAGGAGCAAGATGAACTGGCTGTTCGGCAAAGGGCTACGACGTCGTGTCGCCGCCGCCGAGGCACGAAGCATGCCGCAACGCCTACGCCAGGACCTCGACCAGGCCCTGGCCCTGAGGGACGACGCGGACCGGCGAGCGGCCGTCGACCGAGTCGTCCAGGAAATCACCAAAGGCACCTACGGGGCGGCCTTCCAACGGCAGGCGGAGAACGCGGCCATGCGCGGTCGTTCCTCGTCCTGACATCACCCATGGCGCTGCCACCATCCACCCCATTTGCATTCGATGGCTGGGATCGGGCGTCACCCTTCGGTCGCAGCCTGCACGATGGCATGCGCCAGGGCATCGAGGTTCTCTCGGTAGAAACCGAGGCGGATGTGAAACGGCTCCTGCAAGAAGGCGCCGTCGCGAACGAGGAACATGGTGGGCGCCGCAGTCAGCGCACTGTGCACCATGTGGAGTTCCTGCGTGGCGAACCGGAAATCGCGGGACTCCGTGTGCGGTCCGACCAGGCGTTCCAAGACTGCGTCGACCGCATCCCGGCGCGCACCGACCAACAGGGTCAGCGCCGTGTCATCGCAGTCCCGATGACGGAGATAGCTCAGCGCCTCGTACATCGCCGAGACTTGGGAGGGTGCAAGCCGGGCGATAAACGCATCACCGTCGCGGGTCAGCTTCAACCGCGTTCTCAACCTTCTCTCCTTCACGGGTCAATTGCTCTTGAGACCAACCCATGATCCGATACCCGCAGTTGGACCCAGCCTGGAACGTCGCCCTCGATGACCAAGACGAGACGACTCGCCCGCAGCCGCGTGCGGCGTCGCTCTTCCGGGAGCAGCACCGGGCGTTGAAGGCCGATGTCCTCAGCGGTCGATCGACGGCACCCCGTCCAGGCCCGTCTCGCGCATGATGCGGTCCACAGTCTCACGCAGGCTGCTGGTGGCATCGATGACGGTTTCGATCTCGCCCGGCAGCAGGTCCCGCTCGCGGTACCAGTCCCGCAGGTGCTGGTCGGTGACCTGGGCCAGCAGCTCCGGGTCGGGCTTCGTCAAATGCCGCGCGAGGGTTTCCTGCAGCGGGATGTCCAGGTAGTAGCAGCGAGTCGTGCCCTGGTGGTCGCGGACGAGGTCCTCGAGCATCGCGCCGTAGCGGTCGGCGTACAGGATTCCCTCGACGACCGTATGGAATCCGGCGGACAGCGCGTAGCGGGCTGTCATGTCGATCAGTCCGATGTTGGCCGCGCCGGGCCGGTCGCGCTCGCGCAGCACAACGCGGCGTAGGTTGTCCTGGCCGACCAGGGCCAGGTTGCGGCCGACCCGATCCCGCAGCCCACGCGCGATCGACGACTTGCCCGAGGCACTGTTGCCGCGCAGTACGACCAGCCGGGTCTCCGGACTTCCCGCCATCATGCCGACACGTTAACGTCCGCGCGAGGCCGAAACCGTCCAGGACGGCACGGCGTCGCTCGCCGACGCCGTCGGCACTCTCCCGACCCCCGGCAGTTGCCGTGCTCACCTCCACGCCCCTGGGTCGAGACCGGCCAACTCGGTGGCGCGGTGGGGGCGTTCCGCAGCCCGGCAGCCGACCTCCCCAGCCCTCATCATCAAGGGCCGAAGACATAACGGACTTCATCACCCGTCAACTACCGGGCGCGTTCAATCCATTGACACGTGCATTACAGAGGCTTTACGTTCCGGCCATCTGAGAGCGCTCTCAGACTCCCCTCCAGTGAAGACTTGAGGTCCCGCATGCCATCCCCACGCAGACCGGCAGTCATACTGCTTCTGGCCTCCGCGCTCGCCGCCGCAGGCCTGGTCCCGGCCGCCTCACCGGCGGCCGCGGCCACCGTTCCAGTAGGTTCCGGCAGCTACTCCGACACTCGCCCCGCCGGTACGTCGGGCCCCACCAGCAACACCGGAACACCCGTCACACCCAAGCTGACGACCGCCGCCCGGAACCGGCCGGTGCCCACCAACGACTGGTGGTCCTCCCTCGCCTTCCAGCGCTACGGCGACAACCCATGGTCGACCCCCATGTACGGGCACCCCCTCACCTACCAGGCCACGTCCGGCGGTCTCGACGTCGGCTACCCGACCTCACCTGCGATCGTCGGTGACGGCCGGCAGTACGAGTACGCCCACAAGCGCGACCTCACCATCGGACTCACCGGCCTCAACTCCCCCGACACCAAGGCCGACGACTGGTCCGACTGGACGGTCACTCCCCTGTGGTCCGACGGTGCCCGCACCCTGCGCACGACCATCGGGCACGGCTCCCCGTTCGTATACGCGAAGGGTTCCGGCGGCAACGCCCAGATCACCACCGCCGCGGCCCCCACCGTCTTCGCAGACCAGACCAACGTCCTCGGCATCACCGTCGGCGGACACCACTACGCCCTCTTCGCGCCGACCGGCAGCGACTGGAACGTCTCCGGCTCCACCATCACCGCGGGCCTGGGCTCCAAGGACTACTTCTCCGTCGCCGTACTGCCGAACACCGACGCGCTCGCGACCTTCAAGAAGTACGCCTACAGCTTCGTCACCGACTCCAAGGTGGCGTGGAGCTACACCGGTGGCACCGTGAAAGCCACCTACACCCTCACCACGGAGGCCAAGGAAGGCACCGAACGCGGCACACTCCAGGCGCTCTACCGCCACCAGTGGCTGAACACCACCGACGCCCTCACCTCCTACACCTACGTCTCGCCGCGCGGCACCATGAAGGTCCGCGAGTCGACCTCGTTCACCACGACCCAGAAGGCCTCGGCGGTACTGCCCGCCCTGCCGAAGTCGGACGGTGTGGACACCGCCCGGCTACGCGGGTACCTGAACGAGGTCGCCAATGCCTCCGACCCCTTCTCCGGGGCCACGGACACCTACTGGACCGGCAAAGCCCTCGGCCGCCTCGCCCAACTCGTGCCGGTGGCGGAGCAGATCGGTGAGACCGGCATCCGCGACAAGCTCCTCGGCCTGATCAAGGGCAAGCTCCAGGAGTGGTTCACGGCCGGCGGCGCCAACGAGTTCAGCTACGACCAGGACTGGAAGACCCTCACCGGCTACCCCGCGTCCTACGGCAGCGACACCGAACTCAACGACCACCACTTCCACTACAGCTACTACGTCTACGCGGCGGCGATCGTCGCCCAGTACGACCAGGGATGGGCCGCCGACTCCGCGTGGGGCGGCATGGTCAAGACCCTCGTGCGGGACACCGCCAACCCCAGCCGCACCGACGGCTCCTTCCCCTTCCTGCGCGGCTTCGACGTCTACGCGGGCCACAGCTGGGCCTCCGGCCACCAGGGCTTCGCGGCCGGCAACAACCAGGAGTCCTCCTCCGAGTCCACCAACCTCAGCGCGGCCCTCGTCCTGTGGGGCTCCGCCACCGGCGACACCTCGCTGCGTGACCTCGGCACCTACCTGCTGACCACCGAGTCGGAGTCGATAGCCCAGTACTGGTTCGACGCCGACGAGCAGGTCTTCCCCTCCTCGTTCGGACACGACACGGCCGGCATGGTCTGGGGCAGCGGCGCCGCCTACGCCACCTGGTGGACCGCCAACCCCGAGGAGATCCACGGCATCAACGTCCTGCCCGTCACCGGCGGATCACTCCATCTCGGTGGTGAGAAGGCCGCCATACGCCGCAACATCGCGGAGATGGAGCGGGAGAACGGCGGTCCGGCCGTCGAATGGCGCGACATCCTCTGGGAGTTCCAGTCCATGGCCGACCCGGCCACGGCCAAGGCGAAGTGGGACGCTGGCAACGCCGGCTACACCCCGGAACAGGGAGAGTCCAAGGCGCACACCTACCACTGGATCAACACCCTCGACGCGCTCGGCGCCCCGGACGCCACGGTGACCGGCGACATCCCCACCTCCGCCGTCCTCACCAAGGGCACGACCCGCACCTACGTCGCCCACAACTACGGCTCGTCGGCCCGTACCGTCACCTTCTCGGACGGCAAGACCCTTTCCGTACCGGCTCGTTCAACCGCGACCGGCACCGGATCCGGGTCGGACCCCGACCCCGACCCTGACCCCGATCCGCCGACCGGGAACACCTTCCAGCTGCGCAGCGGCGGCGTGCTGACCACGGCGACCGGTGGCACCCTGAGCAGCGACACGATCGCCTCCGCGGGCGGCACCAACCACGACGGCACCCCCTACCAGCCCCTCGTCTACGAGGTCCGCGGAGTCAACGGCACGCTCACCTCGGGTGCCGGCACCACGTTCCGCCTCCAGCTGGACGCCGACACTTCCGTCGGTCTCGGCCAACAGGCCCGTATCAGCTACGACCTCACCGGTGACGGCACCTTCGACCGGACCGAGACGTACAACTACTTCGCCACCGACCCGGTCGCCGGGTGGGAGGAGTACACGCAGACACGCGGCCTCAAGGCGTCCACGGGCACCTTGGGCAACCTCAACGGCGGCACCGTACGCCTCGAGGTCTGGAGCGCCATCGGCAACGGCGCCTCCAAGCTCCAGACGGGCACGGACAAGTCCGTGGTGGTGATCCCCTTCAGCTGATCCGGCGAGAACCGGTGCGGCGTGCAACGGCGCAAGTCCGTTGTCCGCCGCACCGACATGGGTCAGGGCCAGGACGACAGCGTATGGACTGCCAGCAAGAGGCAGACCGTCAGCTGCACCGCTCCGATGACCTGGTGTCCGATCCGCAGCAGGACGACGGCAGTCACGCCCACCGCCAGGGCCAGTGAGCCGAAGCCCAGCACAGGCGCCCAGTCCAGGGGTGGCGCGCTGGTCGCCGTCCGTCCCGCGCCGGCGTCCATCCGGCCCAGTCCCCGGACGGCGAGCACGATGACGACCAACAGCCCGGCCGCCACGTCCGCCACCAGTACGAGAAACAGGAGACAACCTGCTGTGAGGGCACCCTCTCCGCCGGAGGGCTGCTTGTCGGCAAGTTCGGGCATGGCTCAACGATCGCCCGGAACCCACCCATCCGAACGGTCCGTCGCCGACTCGCAACCCAGGCGTCCTTCGGTCTTGATGACAGGCTCGACCGCCGGCTCTCCAGTCGTACTTCAGGAACCGGTCCGCTCAGCGATGAGTCGCTGGTAGTTCGGACACCGAGTGACCTCCTCGTGCTCGCAGTTCAGGCCGCCTTCGATGAGTGCCAGTGAGGCCTGGGCCGCTGCGATTCTCGACCGGAGTTCTTCGGCCGCGGGACGGAGGATCTCCTGCCGGGTGGCGCGGTCGACGGTGGTGGACAGGCTTCCGATGGTGCTGAGGCCGAGGCCGGCCTCCTTGAGGACGAGGATCGTCGCCACACGGGTGAGATCGTCCGGACCGTAGCGTCGGCGCCCGCCGGCATCCCGGCCCGGGTGCAGCAGACCCATCGCCTCCCAGTGCCGCAGCACATGGGTGGCCAGGCCGAACCGTGCCGCGAGGGCGCCGATACTCAACGTGCCGACGCCGTTGTGCTGGCTTGACTTCATGCCGACATTAAGTCGCAGCATGACGTCCATGTCCAAGGAACAGGAAGTGGTGGAAGAGCGCCGCGACACCGAAGACCTGTTGGCCGTCCTCGACGCCGCGGACCGGATCCCGAGTGCCACTCGGCTGCGGGCCCGCTCCTACGAACTGCTGTCCCTCGTGCCGGGCTCGACCGTCGTGGACGTCGGCTGCGGCGCCGGGCGAGCCGTCGCCGAGATGGCCGAGCGAGGGGTCCACGCGGTGGGCGTGGACCCCAGCCCATGGATGCTGGCCGCGGCCCGGGAGCGGTGGCCGGAGGCCGAGTTCCGGGAGGCGGGAGCGGAGGATCTGCCCTTCGCCGACCGAAGTGTGCGCGGCTACCGTGCCGACAAGGTCTTCCACGTGCTTGAGGAGCCGGGGCGGGCGGTGGCGGAGGCACGACGGGTCCTGTGTCCGGGCGGCAGGATCGTTCTGGTCGGCCAGGACTGGGACGCCATCATGATCGACTCGGATGACGCGGCGCTCACCCGCACGATCGTGCACGCCCGCGCCGACCTCCTGGGATCGCCCCGCGCCGGACGTCAGTACCGCAGCCTGCTCCTGGCCGGCGGCTTCGCCGGTGTCACGGTCGAGGTGCACACCAGCGTGTTCACCACGCCAGCCATGCTGTCGTTGGTCGCAAGGCTCGCGGAGTCGGCCTGCGCCGACGGAGCTGTCGACCGTGACCAGGCAGATCAGTGGTTGGCCGAACAGCGCCGACGCGCCGAGGCCGGCCGTTTCCTCGTCGCCATTCCGTTCTTCGTGGCCTCCGCCTCCGCGTGAGGACGCCAACTGCAAGGATCAGCAGAGTAGTTGCAGCACCCCGACTGGCGTTCTGCTCTGGCCATCGATCGCAGGAGGCAGCACATGGCCGACGTGGTGGAAATAGTCTGCTACCCCATCAAGGGATGTGCGGGCACGTCGATGAGCGATGCGCTCCTCACGCCGGCCGGACTC
The DNA window shown above is from Streptomyces chartreusis and carries:
- a CDS encoding AAA family ATPase, with product MAGSPETRLVVLRGNSASGKSSIARGLRDRVGRNLALVGQDNLRRVVLRERDRPGAANIGLIDMTARYALSAGFHTVVEGILYADRYGAMLEDLVRDHQGTTRCYYLDIPLQETLARHLTKPDPELLAQVTDQHLRDWYRERDLLPGEIETVIDATSSLRETVDRIMRETGLDGVPSIDR
- a CDS encoding glycosyl hydrolase — protein: MPSPRRPAVILLLASALAAAGLVPAASPAAAATVPVGSGSYSDTRPAGTSGPTSNTGTPVTPKLTTAARNRPVPTNDWWSSLAFQRYGDNPWSTPMYGHPLTYQATSGGLDVGYPTSPAIVGDGRQYEYAHKRDLTIGLTGLNSPDTKADDWSDWTVTPLWSDGARTLRTTIGHGSPFVYAKGSGGNAQITTAAAPTVFADQTNVLGITVGGHHYALFAPTGSDWNVSGSTITAGLGSKDYFSVAVLPNTDALATFKKYAYSFVTDSKVAWSYTGGTVKATYTLTTEAKEGTERGTLQALYRHQWLNTTDALTSYTYVSPRGTMKVRESTSFTTTQKASAVLPALPKSDGVDTARLRGYLNEVANASDPFSGATDTYWTGKALGRLAQLVPVAEQIGETGIRDKLLGLIKGKLQEWFTAGGANEFSYDQDWKTLTGYPASYGSDTELNDHHFHYSYYVYAAAIVAQYDQGWAADSAWGGMVKTLVRDTANPSRTDGSFPFLRGFDVYAGHSWASGHQGFAAGNNQESSSESTNLSAALVLWGSATGDTSLRDLGTYLLTTESESIAQYWFDADEQVFPSSFGHDTAGMVWGSGAAYATWWTANPEEIHGINVLPVTGGSLHLGGEKAAIRRNIAEMERENGGPAVEWRDILWEFQSMADPATAKAKWDAGNAGYTPEQGESKAHTYHWINTLDALGAPDATVTGDIPTSAVLTKGTTRTYVAHNYGSSARTVTFSDGKTLSVPARSTATGTGSGSDPDPDPDPDPPTGNTFQLRSGGVLTTATGGTLSSDTIASAGGTNHDGTPYQPLVYEVRGVNGTLTSGAGTTFRLQLDADTSVGLGQQARISYDLTGDGTFDRTETYNYFATDPVAGWEEYTQTRGLKASTGTLGNLNGGTVRLEVWSAIGNGASKLQTGTDKSVVVIPFS
- a CDS encoding inner-membrane translocator; its protein translation is MPELADKQPSGGEGALTAGCLLFLVLVADVAAGLLVVIVLAVRGLGRMDAGAGRTATSAPPLDWAPVLGFGSLALAVGVTAVVLLRIGHQVIGAVQLTVCLLLAVHTLSSWP
- a CDS encoding MerR family transcriptional regulator, coding for MLRLNVGMKSSQHNGVGTLSIGALAARFGLATHVLRHWEAMGLLHPGRDAGGRRRYGPDDLTRVATILVLKEAGLGLSTIGSLSTTVDRATRQEILRPAAEELRSRIAAAQASLALIEGGLNCEHEEVTRCPNYQRLIAERTGS
- a CDS encoding methyltransferase domain-containing protein, translated to MSKEQEVVEERRDTEDLLAVLDAADRIPSATRLRARSYELLSLVPGSTVVDVGCGAGRAVAEMAERGVHAVGVDPSPWMLAAARERWPEAEFREAGAEDLPFADRSVRGYRADKVFHVLEEPGRAVAEARRVLCPGGRIVLVGQDWDAIMIDSDDAALTRTIVHARADLLGSPRAGRQYRSLLLAGGFAGVTVEVHTSVFTTPAMLSLVARLAESACADGAVDRDQADQWLAEQRRRAEAGRFLVAIPFFVASASA